One region of Chitinispirillales bacterium genomic DNA includes:
- a CDS encoding HAD-IA family hydrolase has translation MNGEKWVIFDFDGTISETTDTLAKFWNERLAKKYKLRTIDNENLNLLKDMNAIEKIKFFKIPFYKLPFVVNSAREHFHKYADEFAVVSGLKSVCEKLIEKGYKLSIVSSNREANIRKYLLRNKFDIFSEIFCDKGHSLFVKHKTIKKFLREYNISQGEAVYIGDESRDVVACRNAGIDIISVTWGWDSREVLELVNPHNLVNTSDELYKKVVEILGRNR, from the coding sequence ATGAACGGCGAAAAATGGGTGATTTTCGATTTTGACGGCACGATTTCGGAGACGACCGATACGTTGGCGAAATTTTGGAATGAGCGTTTGGCAAAAAAGTATAAATTGCGGACGATAGACAACGAAAATTTGAACCTTCTCAAAGACATGAACGCCATTGAAAAAATTAAATTCTTTAAGATTCCATTCTACAAATTACCTTTCGTGGTAAATTCGGCTCGAGAACATTTTCATAAATATGCGGATGAATTTGCGGTAGTGTCGGGACTGAAATCTGTTTGCGAAAAACTTATAGAAAAGGGGTATAAGTTAAGTATCGTTTCGAGTAACCGTGAAGCGAACATACGAAAATATTTATTGAGAAATAAATTTGATATATTTTCAGAAATATTTTGCGATAAAGGTCATTCGCTTTTCGTCAAACATAAAACCATTAAGAAATTTTTACGGGAGTACAATATTTCGCAAGGAGAAGCGGTTTATATCGGAGACGAAAGCAGAGATGTAGTTGCATGCAGAAATGCGGGAATTGATATAATTTCCGTTACTTGGGGATGGGATTCCCGAGAGGTTTTGGAACTGGTAAATCCGCATAATTTGGTAAATACTTCCGACGAATTGTATAAAAAAGTAGTTGAAATATTAGGGCGAAATCGATGA